The Enterobacter kobei genome has a segment encoding these proteins:
- the fetB gene encoding iron efflux ABC transporter permease subunit FetB, with the protein MGEHNITNESLAFSMVLVLIAIVVSYREKLGLEKDIVWSICRAVIQLIIVGYVLKYIFNVNHAVLTLLMVLFICFNAAWNAQKRSKYIDKAFISSFIAITTGTALTLAVLVLSGSIEFTPMQVIPISGMIAGNAMVAVGLCYNNLGQRFSSEQQQLQEKLSLGATPKVASARLIRESIRSSLIPTVDSAKTVGLVSLPGMMSGLIFAGIDPVKAIKYQIMVTFMLLSTASLSTIIACYLTYRKFYNARHQLVVTQLKNVR; encoded by the coding sequence GTGGGTGAGCACAATATTACGAACGAATCTCTGGCGTTTTCGATGGTGCTGGTGCTGATCGCGATTGTCGTCAGCTACCGTGAAAAGCTGGGGCTGGAAAAGGACATTGTGTGGAGTATCTGCCGCGCGGTGATTCAACTCATTATTGTCGGCTATGTGCTGAAGTATATTTTCAACGTCAACCACGCGGTGCTGACGCTGCTGATGGTGTTGTTTATCTGCTTCAATGCGGCGTGGAACGCGCAAAAGCGCAGTAAATACATCGATAAGGCGTTTATCTCGTCGTTTATCGCCATTACCACCGGAACCGCATTAACGCTGGCGGTACTAGTGCTTTCCGGCTCAATTGAGTTTACGCCGATGCAGGTTATCCCTATCTCAGGGATGATTGCCGGGAACGCCATGGTGGCCGTCGGGCTGTGTTATAACAATCTCGGCCAGCGCTTCAGTAGTGAACAGCAGCAGCTACAGGAGAAATTAAGCCTGGGAGCGACGCCTAAAGTGGCCTCCGCGCGGCTGATTCGTGAGAGCATTCGCTCATCGCTGATCCCCACGGTAGATTCAGCCAAAACGGTTGGGCTGGTGAGCCTGCCGGGCATGATGTCGGGGCTGATTTTTGCCGGTATCGATCCGGTAAAAGCGATTAAGTATCAGATTATGGTGACGTTTATGCTGCTCTCAACGGCAAGCCTGTCCACCATCATTGCCTGTTACCTGACCTATCGGAAGTTTTACAACGCGCGCCATCAGCTGGTGGTGACGCAGTTGAAAAACGTGCGGTGA
- a CDS encoding co-chaperone YbbN, whose translation MSVQNIVNITEANLQQILEQSMAKPVLFYFWSERSQHCLQLTPVLESLAAQYNGQFILAKLDCDAEPMVASQFGLRAIPTVYLFQNGQPVDGFQGPQPEEAIRALLDKVLPREEELKAQEAMALMQEGKYDEALPLLKDAWQLSNQNSQIGLLLAETQIALHRSEDAEAVLKTVPLQDQDTRYQGLVAQIELLKQAADTPEIQQLQQQVADNPADAALASQLALQLHQVGRNEEALELLFSHLQKDLAAADGQARKMFQEILAALGTGDALASKYRRQLYALLY comes from the coding sequence ATGTCCGTACAGAATATCGTCAATATTACTGAAGCAAACCTGCAACAGATCCTCGAACAGTCGATGGCAAAACCCGTGCTGTTCTACTTCTGGTCTGAACGCAGCCAGCACTGTTTACAGCTGACGCCGGTGCTGGAAAGCCTTGCCGCGCAGTACAACGGTCAGTTCATTCTTGCCAAACTGGACTGTGACGCAGAGCCGATGGTGGCGTCTCAGTTTGGTTTGCGCGCCATCCCTACCGTCTACCTGTTCCAGAACGGTCAGCCTGTTGATGGCTTCCAGGGGCCACAGCCGGAAGAGGCCATTCGCGCCCTGCTGGATAAAGTCCTCCCGCGCGAAGAAGAGCTGAAAGCGCAGGAAGCCATGGCGCTGATGCAGGAAGGCAAATACGACGAGGCGCTGCCGCTGCTTAAAGACGCGTGGCAGCTCTCGAATCAGAACAGTCAGATTGGCCTGCTGCTGGCGGAAACGCAGATTGCTCTGCACCGTTCAGAAGACGCCGAAGCCGTGCTCAAAACGGTTCCCCTGCAGGATCAGGACACCCGCTATCAGGGGCTGGTCGCGCAGATTGAACTGCTGAAACAGGCGGCAGATACGCCGGAAATTCAGCAACTGCAGCAGCAGGTCGCTGACAACCCGGCCGATGCGGCTCTGGCAAGCCAGCTGGCGCTGCAGCTGCATCAGGTGGGGCGTAACGAAGAAGCGCTTGAGCTGCTGTTTAGCCATCTGCAAAAAGACCTCGCTGCCGCAGACGGTCAGGCGCGCAAAATGTTCCAGGAGATCCTGGCCGCGCTGGGCACCGGCGATGCGCTGGCGTCGAAGTATCGTCGTCAGCTGTACGCGTTGCTCTACTAA
- the tesA gene encoding multifunctional acyl-CoA thioesterase I/protease I/lysophospholipase L1 has protein sequence MNFNTVFRWHLPFLFLILMTFRAAAADTLLILGDSLSAGYRMAASAAWPALLNDKWQSKTTVINGSISGDTSQQGLSRLPALLKQHQPRWVLVELGGNDGLRGFQPQQTEQTLRTILQDINAANAQPLLMQIRLPANYGRRYNEAFSAIYPKLAKEFDIPLLPFFMEEVYLKPQWMQDDGIHPNRDAQPFIADWMATRLAPLVKHDS, from the coding sequence ATGAACTTCAACACTGTTTTCCGCTGGCATTTGCCCTTCCTGTTCTTGATTCTGATGACCTTCCGCGCGGCGGCAGCGGACACGTTACTGATTCTCGGCGACAGCCTGAGCGCGGGCTATCGCATGGCGGCCAGCGCAGCCTGGCCCGCTCTGCTCAACGATAAATGGCAGAGCAAGACGACGGTTATCAACGGCAGCATCAGCGGCGATACCTCGCAGCAGGGCCTGTCGCGCCTGCCAGCGCTACTCAAACAGCATCAGCCGCGCTGGGTGCTGGTTGAGCTTGGCGGCAACGATGGATTGCGCGGTTTCCAGCCTCAGCAGACGGAACAGACGCTGCGCACCATTTTGCAGGACATCAATGCGGCAAACGCCCAGCCGCTGCTGATGCAAATTCGCCTGCCCGCTAACTACGGTCGTCGGTATAATGAAGCCTTTAGCGCGATCTACCCTAAGCTTGCCAAAGAGTTTGATATTCCGCTGCTGCCATTTTTCATGGAAGAGGTCTATCTCAAACCCCAGTGGATGCAAGACGACGGGATCCACCCCAATCGCGATGCGCAGCCGTTTATTGCCGACTGGATGGCAACGCGGCTGGCTCCTTTAGTTAAACATGACTCCTGA
- a CDS encoding SDR family oxidoreductase — MQKSVLITGCSSGIGLESALELKRQGFRVLAACRKPDDVERMNGLGFTGVLLDMDSPESVERAADEVIALTDNRLYGLFNNAGYGVYGPLDTLSRETLEKQFSTNFFGVHQLTMRLLPAMLPHGEGRIVMTSSVMGLISTPGRGAYAASKYALEAWSDALRMELRHSGIKVSLIEPGPIRTRFTENVNQTQADKPVENPGIAARFTLGPEAVVAKVRHAFESEYPKMRYPVTLVTHAVGWLKRLLPGRMMDKILHG; from the coding sequence ATGCAAAAATCGGTCTTAATTACAGGATGTTCCAGCGGAATCGGTCTTGAAAGCGCGCTCGAATTAAAGCGTCAGGGATTTCGGGTGCTGGCGGCCTGCCGCAAACCCGACGATGTCGAACGCATGAACGGGCTGGGCTTTACCGGCGTGCTGCTGGATATGGACTCCCCGGAAAGCGTCGAACGCGCCGCCGATGAGGTGATAGCCCTGACCGACAATCGTCTGTACGGGCTTTTTAATAATGCCGGTTACGGCGTGTATGGCCCGCTGGATACGCTCTCGCGCGAAACGCTGGAAAAGCAGTTTTCAACCAACTTCTTTGGTGTCCACCAGCTCACCATGCGTCTGCTCCCCGCCATGCTGCCGCACGGCGAGGGGCGCATCGTGATGACATCGTCAGTTATGGGTCTGATATCAACGCCCGGCCGCGGCGCCTACGCCGCCAGCAAATATGCGCTGGAGGCCTGGTCCGACGCCCTGCGCATGGAGTTACGTCACAGCGGCATTAAGGTCAGCCTGATTGAACCCGGCCCGATCCGCACCCGCTTTACCGAAAACGTTAACCAGACGCAGGCGGATAAACCGGTCGAAAACCCCGGCATTGCCGCACGATTTACGCTCGGGCCCGAAGCGGTGGTTGCTAAAGTGCGCCATGCTTTTGAGAGTGAATATCCCAAAATGCGCTACCCGGTAACGCTGGTCACCCATGCCGTTGGCTGGTTAAAACGTCTGCTACCGGGCCGGATGATGGACAAAATTTTACACGGTTGA
- the ybbP gene encoding putative ABC transporter permease subunit YbbP: MIARWFWREWRSPSLLIVWLALSLAVACVLALGSVSDRMEKGLSQQSREFMAGDRALQSSRPVPPGWIEEAHKAGLKVGEQITFQTMTFAGDTPQLASVKAVDDVYPMYGDLQTSPPGLKPTPGTVLLASRLMALLNLKAGDSIDVGDATLKIAGEVVQEPDSGFNPFQLAPRLLMNTADVPATHAVQPGSRVTWRYKFGGTPAQLDGYEKWLLPQLKPEHRWYGLEQDEGALGKSLERSQQFLLISALLTLLLAVAAVAVAMGHYCRSRYDRVAILKTLGAGRAQLRKLIVGQWLMLLVLSVFTGGIIGLLFEKLLMVMLKPVLPSALPPASFWPWLWAIGAMVVISVLVGLRPYRLLLATQPLRVLRNDVVANVWPLKFYLPVIIAVAVGLLAWLMGGSTLLWAVLAGAVVLALLCGVLGWILLNVLKRLTVKSLPVRLAVNRLLHQPWSTLSQLSAFSLSFMLLALLLVLRGDLLDRWQQQLPPESPNYFLINIAPEQVTPLKGFLSEHHIVPESFYPIVRARLTQINGRSTEGNKDESLNRELNLTWQEKRPDHNPITAGTWPPKVGEVSMEEGLAVRLNVKLGDSVTFTGDTQDFTAKVTSLRKVDWESLRPNFFFIFPPGALDGQPQSWLTSFRWENGNGMLTQLNREFPTVSLLDIGAILKQVGQVLEQVSRALEVMVVLVTICGVLLLLAQVQVGMRQRHQELVVYRTLGAGKRLLRMTLWSEFALLGLVAGLVAAIGAETALAVLQTRVFDFPWEPDWRLWLILPLCGAVLLSLCGGWLGTRLLRGKALFRQFMG; the protein is encoded by the coding sequence ATGATTGCCCGCTGGTTCTGGCGCGAGTGGCGCTCGCCCTCGCTGCTGATTGTCTGGCTGGCGTTAAGCCTGGCGGTGGCCTGCGTGCTGGCGCTCGGCAGCGTCAGCGACCGTATGGAAAAAGGGCTCAGCCAGCAGAGCCGGGAGTTTATGGCCGGGGACCGGGCGCTGCAAAGCTCGCGTCCTGTTCCGCCGGGCTGGATTGAGGAAGCGCACAAAGCAGGGCTGAAGGTGGGGGAGCAAATCACCTTCCAGACCATGACCTTTGCGGGGGACACGCCGCAGCTCGCCAGCGTGAAAGCCGTGGATGATGTCTACCCGATGTACGGTGACTTACAAACCAGTCCGCCGGGGTTAAAACCAACGCCCGGCACGGTGCTGCTGGCATCGCGTTTAATGGCGCTTCTGAACCTGAAAGCCGGTGACAGTATTGACGTGGGCGATGCCACGCTGAAAATTGCCGGGGAGGTGGTGCAGGAGCCCGACTCCGGCTTTAACCCCTTCCAGCTTGCGCCACGCCTGCTGATGAACACGGCGGATGTTCCGGCAACCCATGCTGTCCAGCCGGGCAGCCGCGTCACCTGGCGCTACAAGTTTGGCGGCACGCCAGCCCAGCTTGATGGGTATGAAAAATGGCTGCTCCCGCAGCTTAAACCGGAGCACCGCTGGTACGGGCTAGAGCAGGACGAGGGGGCGCTCGGTAAATCTCTGGAGCGCTCTCAGCAGTTCCTGCTGATTTCGGCGCTCTTAACCCTGCTGCTGGCGGTAGCGGCAGTGGCGGTGGCGATGGGGCATTACTGCCGCAGCCGCTACGATCGGGTGGCGATCCTTAAAACCCTCGGCGCGGGACGGGCGCAGCTACGCAAGCTGATCGTCGGCCAGTGGCTAATGCTGCTGGTTTTGTCAGTGTTCACTGGCGGAATCATAGGGCTGCTGTTTGAAAAACTGCTGATGGTGATGTTAAAACCGGTGCTTCCGTCCGCATTGCCACCGGCCAGCTTCTGGCCGTGGCTGTGGGCGATTGGCGCGATGGTCGTGATCTCGGTGCTGGTGGGGCTGCGGCCCTACCGGCTGCTGCTCGCGACGCAGCCGCTGCGCGTGCTGCGTAATGATGTGGTGGCGAACGTCTGGCCGCTGAAGTTCTACCTTCCGGTGATTATTGCGGTCGCGGTGGGGCTGCTGGCCTGGCTGATGGGCGGCAGCACGCTGCTGTGGGCGGTGCTGGCCGGTGCGGTTGTGCTGGCGCTGCTGTGCGGCGTACTGGGCTGGATACTGCTCAACGTTCTGAAGAGGCTGACGGTGAAATCGCTACCCGTGCGCCTGGCCGTTAATCGTCTGCTGCATCAGCCCTGGTCTACGCTCAGCCAGCTGTCGGCGTTTTCACTGTCGTTTATGCTGCTGGCCCTGTTGCTGGTGCTGCGAGGCGATCTGCTGGATCGCTGGCAGCAGCAGCTTCCCCCGGAAAGTCCGAACTATTTTCTGATCAATATCGCGCCTGAGCAGGTTACGCCGCTGAAGGGTTTCCTCTCTGAGCATCATATTGTCCCGGAGTCGTTTTATCCGATTGTTCGCGCCCGTCTGACGCAAATCAACGGGCGGTCGACGGAGGGGAACAAGGACGAGTCGCTGAACCGCGAGCTTAACCTGACCTGGCAGGAGAAACGGCCCGACCATAACCCGATCACGGCAGGCACCTGGCCGCCGAAAGTGGGGGAGGTATCAATGGAGGAAGGGCTGGCGGTGCGCCTGAACGTGAAGCTCGGGGACAGCGTGACCTTCACCGGCGATACCCAGGACTTTACCGCCAAAGTCACCAGCCTGCGAAAGGTGGACTGGGAAAGCCTGCGGCCCAACTTCTTCTTTATCTTCCCGCCGGGGGCGCTGGATGGACAGCCGCAAAGCTGGCTGACCAGCTTCCGCTGGGAAAATGGCAACGGCATGCTGACGCAGCTTAACCGGGAATTCCCGACGGTCAGCCTGCTGGATATTGGGGCGATCCTGAAGCAGGTGGGACAGGTGCTGGAGCAGGTGAGCCGCGCGCTGGAGGTCATGGTGGTGCTGGTGACCATCTGCGGCGTGCTGTTGCTGCTGGCCCAGGTGCAGGTGGGCATGCGTCAGCGCCATCAGGAGCTGGTGGTCTACCGCACGCTGGGGGCCGGGAAGCGGTTGCTGCGGATGACGCTCTGGAGCGAGTTTGCGCTGCTGGGGCTGGTTGCCGGTCTGGTGGCCGCGATTGGCGCCGAGACGGCGCTGGCGGTGTTGCAGACACGTGTCTTCGACTTCCCGTGGGAGCCTGACTGGCGTCTCTGGCTGATTCTGCCTCTCTGCGGCGCGGTGCTGCTCTCCCTCTGCGGGGGCTGGCTCGGAACGCGCCTGTTAAGGGGCAAAGCACTGTTCCGGCAGTTTATGGGGTAA
- the mnmH gene encoding tRNA 2-selenouridine(34) synthase MnmH, with protein sequence MNDGTDYRAILASDTPLIDVRAPIEFAQGAMPAALNLPLMNDDERAAVGTCYKRQGPEAALALGHSLVNGETREARINAWREASLAHPEGYLCCARGGQRSHISQAWLKEAGVDYPLIRGGYKALRQTAIQVTIEQSQKPMVLIGGCTGNGKTLLVKQHAQGIDLEGLAHHRGSSFGRTLTPQLSQASFENHLAVELLKKDAARWVLEDEGRMIGSNHLPECLRDRMNEAPIAVVEDPFDIRLERLREEYFDHMWADFSAAYGEEAGWKEYSAYLHHGMFAIRRRLGLQRFAEFTALLDAALVEQQRTGSTDAHFSWLVPLLKEYYDPMYGYQLEKKAETIVFRGTYNEVADWLNS encoded by the coding sequence ATGAACGATGGAACGGACTATCGCGCGATCCTCGCGTCTGATACCCCTTTAATCGACGTTCGCGCGCCGATAGAATTTGCCCAGGGCGCGATGCCCGCCGCCCTTAACCTGCCGCTGATGAACGACGACGAACGCGCCGCCGTGGGCACCTGCTATAAACGTCAGGGCCCCGAGGCCGCACTGGCGCTCGGCCACAGTCTGGTCAACGGCGAGACGCGTGAGGCGCGCATTAACGCCTGGCGTGAAGCCAGCCTTGCTCACCCTGAAGGTTATCTCTGCTGCGCGCGCGGGGGCCAGCGTTCACATATCTCACAGGCCTGGCTGAAAGAGGCCGGTGTCGATTACCCGCTGATCCGCGGCGGCTATAAAGCCCTGCGCCAGACGGCGATTCAGGTGACGATTGAGCAGTCGCAAAAGCCGATGGTGCTTATCGGCGGCTGTACCGGAAACGGGAAAACCCTGTTGGTGAAGCAGCATGCGCAGGGTATCGATCTGGAAGGGCTGGCGCACCACCGCGGTTCGTCCTTTGGCCGCACGCTCACTCCGCAACTGTCCCAGGCCAGCTTTGAAAATCATCTTGCCGTCGAGCTGTTAAAAAAAGATGCCGCACGCTGGGTGCTGGAAGATGAAGGTCGAATGATTGGCTCCAACCACCTGCCGGAGTGCCTACGCGACCGCATGAATGAAGCGCCCATCGCGGTTGTCGAGGATCCGTTTGATATTCGTCTTGAGCGTCTGCGCGAAGAGTACTTCGACCACATGTGGGCGGATTTTTCTGCCGCTTATGGTGAAGAGGCCGGCTGGAAAGAGTACAGCGCGTATCTGCACCACGGAATGTTCGCCATTCGCCGCCGCCTGGGGCTGCAGCGTTTTGCGGAATTTACCGCCTTACTGGACGCCGCGCTTGTAGAACAACAGCGTACTGGCAGCACTGACGCGCACTTCAGCTGGCTTGTGCCGCTGCTGAAGGAGTATTACGACCCGATGTACGGCTATCAGCTTGAGAAAAAAGCGGAGACGATTGTTTTCCGAGGGACGTATAACGAGGTCGCTGACTGGCTTAATAGCTGA
- the ybbA gene encoding putative ABC transporter ATP-binding protein YbbA, which produces MPAENSVEVHRLKKSVGQGEHELSILTGVELVVKRAETIALIGESGSGKSTLLAILAGLDDGSSGEVHLVGQPLHQLDEEARAALRARHIGFVFQSFMLIPTLNALENVELPALLRGEKSREGRAHAKALLEQLGLGKRLSHLPAQLSGGEQQRVALARAFNGRPEVLFADEPTGNLDRKTGDKIADLLFSLNREHGTTLILVTHDPQLAARCDRRLRLVNGTLQEEA; this is translated from the coding sequence ATGCCAGCGGAAAACAGTGTTGAAGTTCATCGTCTTAAGAAGTCCGTCGGTCAGGGGGAACACGAGCTTTCCATCCTTACTGGAGTTGAACTCGTTGTCAAACGCGCTGAAACCATCGCGCTGATTGGCGAATCCGGTTCCGGCAAGTCCACGCTGCTGGCGATTCTGGCCGGTCTGGACGACGGGAGCAGCGGCGAGGTCCATCTTGTCGGGCAGCCGCTGCACCAGCTTGATGAAGAGGCGCGTGCTGCGCTGCGTGCGCGCCACATCGGGTTTGTCTTTCAGTCTTTTATGCTGATCCCCACGCTGAACGCGCTGGAGAACGTCGAACTCCCGGCGCTGTTGCGCGGTGAAAAGAGTCGCGAAGGCCGCGCCCATGCGAAGGCGTTGCTGGAACAGCTCGGTCTGGGCAAGCGCCTCAGCCATCTTCCCGCACAGCTTTCCGGCGGGGAGCAACAGCGTGTGGCGCTGGCGCGCGCCTTTAATGGCCGCCCGGAAGTGCTGTTTGCTGATGAACCCACCGGCAACCTTGACCGTAAAACCGGCGACAAAATCGCGGATCTGTTGTTCTCGCTTAACCGTGAACACGGTACCACGCTGATCCTCGTGACCCACGATCCGCAGCTGGCCGCCCGCTGCGACCGACGTCTGCGGCTGGTCAACGGTACGCTTCAGGAGGAAGCATGA
- the purK gene encoding 5-(carboxyamino)imidazole ribonucleotide synthase, translating to MKQVCVLGNGQLGRMLRQAGEPLGIAVWPVGLDAEPEAVPFHQSVITAEIERWPETALTRELARHNAFVNRDVFPIIADRLTQKQLFDKLGLATAPWQLLSDKGEWNDVFAMLGELAIVKRRVGGYDGRGQWRLRAHETAELPDDCYGECIVEQGINFSGEVSLVGARGHDGHTVFYPLTHNLHQDGILRTSVAFPQANADQQAQAEDMLSAIMHELGYVGVMAMECFVTPSGLLINELAPRVHNSGHWTQNGASISQFELHLRAITDLPLPQPVVNSPSVMINLIGTDLNYDWLKLPLVHLHWYDKEVRQGRKVGHLNLNDSDTGRLSATLEAMIPLLPPEYASGIVWAQSKLK from the coding sequence ATGAAGCAGGTTTGCGTCCTCGGTAACGGCCAGTTAGGCCGCATGCTGCGCCAGGCCGGTGAACCGCTGGGTATTGCCGTCTGGCCTGTCGGGCTGGATGCCGAACCGGAAGCGGTACCGTTCCACCAGAGCGTGATCACCGCCGAGATCGAACGCTGGCCGGAAACCGCGCTGACCCGCGAGCTGGCCCGCCATAACGCCTTCGTTAACCGCGACGTGTTTCCGATCATTGCCGACCGTCTGACGCAAAAGCAGCTGTTCGACAAGCTCGGTCTGGCGACCGCGCCGTGGCAGCTGTTGTCCGATAAAGGCGAGTGGAATGACGTGTTCGCGATGCTGGGCGAGCTGGCGATCGTGAAGCGCCGCGTCGGCGGCTACGACGGCCGCGGCCAGTGGCGTCTGCGTGCGCACGAAACCGCGGAGCTGCCGGACGACTGCTACGGCGAGTGTATCGTTGAGCAGGGCATCAACTTTAGCGGCGAAGTGTCCCTGGTTGGCGCACGCGGGCATGACGGACACACCGTCTTTTATCCGCTGACGCATAACCTGCATCAGGACGGCATTCTGCGCACCAGCGTCGCCTTCCCTCAGGCAAATGCCGACCAGCAGGCGCAGGCGGAAGACATGCTCTCAGCCATAATGCACGAGCTGGGTTACGTGGGCGTGATGGCGATGGAGTGTTTTGTTACCCCATCCGGCCTGCTGATCAACGAGCTGGCGCCGCGCGTGCATAACAGCGGCCACTGGACACAAAATGGTGCCTCCATCAGCCAGTTCGAGCTCCACCTGCGTGCCATCACCGATTTGCCACTGCCGCAGCCGGTCGTGAACAGCCCGTCGGTAATGATCAACCTGATCGGGACCGATCTGAACTACGACTGGCTCAAGCTGCCGCTGGTGCATCTGCACTGGTATGACAAAGAGGTCCGCCAGGGTCGTAAAGTGGGTCACCTGAACCTGAACGATAGCGACACGGGCCGTCTGAGCGCCACCCTGGAAGCCATGATCCCTCTCCTGCCGCCGGAATACGCGAGCGGCATTGTCTGGGCTCAGTCAAAGCTTAAATAA
- a CDS encoding porin: protein MTIKKSALAVTIGAAVALTTFASQAEITVLKQDPQAGNPLSRLNFTVGGSIRPQFQNMTGDDGKNSYKRNGFDGGTRFRFAADYYLFDDISWISYYELGVNIPAQFNWDHHYADGAHDTTRRMLYTGLKSDTWGTLTFGQQNSVYYDVVGAKTDIWDYDMIAQAPGNGINGDYDGSYRSRQMLKYKKTVGDADIYASYLFEDSEYLPGNGLRYKRKGGGSLGLDYHLTTDLTWGAAWNYTRADMRNPDNGDSKTYDQNILGTALSWTPDNWTFSAGGGWYQNFLTTKKVSVNDYFAGDAWGIEYFAGYKFPIGQYAVKSIQPYFMGDRIEYVNGRNYQRIDNGVGISFQLDYGFRVDYEHVFTSSTDNLGDMNLVRLRYDF from the coding sequence ATGACTATAAAAAAATCAGCGCTGGCGGTAACGATTGGCGCGGCAGTGGCATTAACGACCTTCGCTTCTCAGGCGGAAATCACCGTTCTTAAACAGGATCCGCAGGCGGGTAACCCGCTGAGCCGTCTGAACTTTACCGTTGGCGGCAGCATTCGTCCTCAGTTCCAGAACATGACCGGCGACGACGGCAAAAACAGCTACAAACGTAACGGCTTTGACGGTGGTACCCGTTTCCGTTTCGCGGCTGATTACTACCTGTTTGATGATATTAGCTGGATAAGCTACTACGAACTGGGTGTGAACATCCCTGCCCAGTTTAACTGGGATCATCACTATGCAGACGGCGCACACGATACCACTCGCCGTATGCTCTACACCGGCCTGAAGAGCGATACCTGGGGTACGCTGACCTTCGGTCAACAGAACAGCGTTTACTATGATGTGGTGGGCGCGAAAACCGATATCTGGGACTACGACATGATTGCTCAGGCACCAGGTAACGGGATCAACGGCGACTACGACGGTTCTTACCGTTCACGCCAGATGCTGAAATACAAGAAAACCGTGGGTGATGCCGACATCTATGCATCTTACCTGTTTGAAGACAGCGAATACCTGCCGGGTAACGGCCTGCGCTATAAGCGTAAAGGCGGCGGTTCACTGGGCCTGGATTACCACCTGACCACCGACCTGACCTGGGGCGCAGCGTGGAACTACACCCGTGCGGACATGCGTAACCCGGACAACGGCGACAGCAAAACCTACGACCAGAACATCCTCGGTACCGCGCTGAGCTGGACGCCGGACAACTGGACCTTCTCCGCAGGCGGCGGCTGGTATCAGAACTTCCTGACCACCAAAAAAGTGTCTGTTAACGACTACTTTGCGGGCGACGCGTGGGGTATTGAATACTTCGCAGGGTATAAATTCCCGATCGGCCAGTATGCGGTGAAATCCATCCAGCCTTACTTCATGGGCGACCGCATTGAGTATGTGAATGGCCGTAACTACCAGCGCATCGACAATGGCGTGGGTATCAGCTTCCAGCTGGATTACGGTTTCCGCGTGGATTACGAACACGTGTTCACCTCCAGCACCGACAACCTGGGCGACATGAACCTGGTGCGTCTGCGTTACGACTTCTAA
- the purE gene encoding 5-(carboxyamino)imidazole ribonucleotide mutase, with protein sequence MSSRNNPARVAIVMGSKSDWATMQFAAEIFEILNVPHHVEVVSAHRTPDKLFSFAESAEENGYEVIIAGAGGAAHLPGMIAAKTLVPVLGVPVQSAALSGVDSLYSIVQMPRGIPVGTLAIGKAGAANAALLAAQILATHDKALHQRLAEWRKAQTDEVLDNPDPRGAA encoded by the coding sequence ATGTCTTCCCGCAATAATCCGGCGCGTGTCGCCATCGTGATGGGGTCCAAAAGCGACTGGGCTACCATGCAGTTCGCCGCCGAAATCTTTGAAATCCTGAATGTTCCGCACCACGTTGAAGTGGTCTCCGCGCACCGTACACCGGACAAACTGTTCAGCTTCGCCGAAAGCGCCGAAGAGAATGGCTATGAGGTGATCATTGCCGGTGCGGGCGGCGCAGCACATCTGCCCGGCATGATTGCCGCTAAAACCCTGGTACCGGTTCTCGGTGTTCCGGTCCAAAGCGCCGCGTTAAGCGGTGTGGATAGCCTCTACTCCATCGTCCAGATGCCGCGCGGTATCCCTGTCGGCACGCTAGCGATTGGTAAAGCGGGTGCGGCTAATGCCGCCCTGCTGGCGGCGCAAATTCTTGCGACGCACGATAAAGCATTACACCAGCGTCTGGCGGAGTGGCGTAAAGCCCAGACCGATGAGGTGCTGGATAATCCAGACCCGCGGGGTGCGGCATGA